A DNA window from Streptococcus mutans contains the following coding sequences:
- the dtd gene encoding D-aminoacyl-tRNA deacylase: MKIVIQRVMKASLTVEGKSRASINQGLVLLVGIGPDDVQEDLTYAVRKITNMRIFSDEEGKMNLSVRDIKGEVLSVSQFTLFANTKKGNRPAFTGAAQADLASYLYDQFNQELAQFVPVQTGIFGSDMQVSLTNDGPVTILLDTKNKE; this comes from the coding sequence ATGAAAATTGTCATTCAACGCGTTATGAAAGCCAGTCTGACTGTTGAAGGTAAGAGCAGGGCTTCCATTAACCAAGGCCTAGTCTTATTAGTCGGGATAGGTCCAGATGATGTTCAAGAAGACCTAACTTATGCTGTTCGGAAAATTACTAATATGAGAATTTTTTCGGATGAAGAAGGGAAGATGAACCTTTCCGTTCGAGACATTAAGGGGGAGGTTCTTTCTGTGTCTCAATTTACTCTCTTTGCTAATACGAAAAAGGGGAACCGTCCGGCCTTCACAGGAGCAGCGCAAGCGGATTTAGCCAGTTATTTGTATGATCAATTTAACCAAGAGCTAGCTCAGTTTGTTCCTGTTCAAACAGGAATATTTGGCTCTGATATGCAGGTATCTCTTACTAATGATGGCCCTGTGACGATTCTATTGGATACAAAAAATAAAGAGTAG
- a CDS encoding RelA/SpoT family protein: MAKDANLTGQEVIDICSMYMNKADIAFVQKALDYATECHSGQFRKSGEPYIIHPIQVAGILADLHLDAITVSCGFLHDVIEDTEATLDHLEAKFGSDVKNIVDGVTKLGKVEYKSHEEQLAENHRKMLMAMSKDIRVILVKLADRLHNMRTLRHLRKDKQERISRETMEIYAPLAHRLGISRIKWELEDLAFRYLNEVEFYKISHLMNEKRREREALVDDIVDKIKAYTEEQGLHGEIYGRPKHIYSIYRKMRDKKKRFDQIYDLIAIRCILDTQSDVYAMLGYIHELWRPMPGRFKDYIANPKANGYQSIHTTVYGPKGPIEVQIRTHEMHQVAEYGVAAHWAYKKGIKGKVNSQESALGMNWIKELVELQDASNGNAVDFVDSVKEDIFAERIYVFTPNGAVQELPKDSGPIDFAYAIHTQVGEKATGAKVNGRMVPLTAKLKTGDVVEIITNSNSFGPSRDWINIVKTNKARNKIRQFFKNQDKELSITKGRDLLVDYFQEQGYVANKYLDRKHIEAVLNRLNYRNEGALYAAVGFGELSPVTVFNKLTEKERREQERAKAKAEAEELMKGGEVKHDNKKEVLKVKSEGGVIVQGSSGLLMRIAKCCNPVPGDPIEGYITKGRGVAIHRADCHNIKSQEGYEERLIDVEWEDDYSTKEYMAEIDIYGLNRAGLLNDVLQILSNQTKNISTVNAQPTKDMKFANIHVTFGIPNLTVLTAVVDKIKVIPDVYSVKRTNG; encoded by the coding sequence ATGGCGAAAGATGCAAATTTAACAGGTCAAGAGGTTATTGATATCTGCTCAATGTATATGAATAAAGCAGATATTGCCTTTGTTCAAAAAGCTTTAGATTATGCCACGGAATGCCATAGCGGTCAATTTCGTAAGTCAGGGGAACCTTATATTATTCATCCTATTCAGGTTGCAGGAATTTTAGCCGACTTACATTTGGATGCTATTACAGTTTCCTGTGGCTTTTTGCATGATGTCATTGAAGATACCGAAGCAACTTTAGATCATTTAGAAGCGAAATTTGGCAGTGATGTTAAGAATATTGTTGATGGTGTCACAAAGCTAGGGAAAGTTGAGTATAAATCGCATGAAGAGCAGCTAGCAGAAAATCACCGTAAGATGTTGATGGCTATGTCCAAAGATATTCGTGTCATTCTGGTTAAATTAGCTGACCGTCTTCATAATATGCGGACGCTGAGGCATTTACGCAAGGATAAGCAAGAACGTATTTCACGCGAAACCATGGAAATTTATGCTCCCTTGGCGCATCGGCTGGGGATTAGTCGCATCAAATGGGAATTAGAAGATTTAGCTTTTCGTTATCTTAATGAAGTTGAATTTTATAAAATTTCGCATTTAATGAACGAAAAGCGTCGTGAACGTGAAGCATTAGTTGATGATATTGTTGATAAAATTAAAGCTTATACTGAAGAGCAGGGCTTACATGGTGAGATTTACGGACGTCCCAAACACATTTATTCCATTTATCGGAAGATGCGTGATAAGAAGAAACGTTTTGATCAAATTTATGATTTGATCGCTATTCGTTGTATTTTGGATACACAAAGTGATGTTTATGCCATGCTGGGTTATATTCATGAGCTTTGGCGTCCTATGCCCGGTCGTTTTAAGGACTATATTGCTAACCCTAAAGCAAATGGTTACCAATCCATTCATACAACTGTTTATGGACCCAAAGGGCCAATTGAAGTACAAATTCGGACGCATGAAATGCATCAAGTGGCTGAATATGGGGTAGCAGCTCACTGGGCTTATAAAAAGGGAATCAAAGGTAAGGTTAACAGTCAAGAATCAGCTCTAGGAATGAACTGGATTAAGGAACTTGTTGAGTTGCAAGACGCTTCCAATGGCAATGCGGTTGACTTTGTTGATTCTGTCAAAGAAGATATCTTTGCAGAGCGTATTTATGTTTTCACACCTAATGGTGCTGTTCAAGAATTGCCTAAGGATTCTGGTCCTATTGACTTTGCCTATGCCATTCATACACAGGTTGGAGAAAAAGCAACAGGCGCTAAAGTTAATGGTCGCATGGTCCCTTTAACAGCTAAGCTCAAAACAGGTGATGTGGTTGAAATCATCACAAATTCCAATTCTTTTGGTCCCAGCCGTGACTGGATTAATATTGTTAAGACCAATAAAGCTCGTAATAAAATTCGTCAATTTTTTAAAAACCAAGATAAGGAACTCTCTATCACAAAAGGCCGTGATTTGCTGGTTGATTATTTTCAAGAGCAGGGCTATGTGGCCAATAAATATTTGGATAGAAAACATATAGAGGCTGTTTTGAATCGTCTCAACTACCGTAATGAAGGAGCTCTTTATGCGGCTGTCGGTTTTGGTGAATTGTCGCCTGTTACCGTCTTTAATAAATTGACAGAAAAAGAACGCCGTGAACAAGAACGTGCCAAAGCTAAAGCGGAGGCTGAGGAACTTATGAAGGGCGGTGAAGTTAAGCACGACAATAAAAAAGAAGTCCTTAAGGTTAAAAGTGAAGGCGGTGTTATTGTCCAAGGTTCTTCTGGTCTCTTGATGCGGATTGCTAAGTGCTGTAACCCTGTCCCAGGCGATCCTATTGAAGGCTATATTACCAAAGGTCGTGGCGTTGCTATTCATCGTGCTGACTGTCATAATATTAAGAGTCAAGAAGGTTATGAAGAGCGTTTGATTGATGTCGAATGGGAAGATGATTATTCCACCAAGGAATATATGGCAGAAATTGATATTTATGGTCTCAACCGTGCCGGTCTCTTAAATGATGTTCTGCAAATCTTATCGAATCAAACAAAGAATATCTCAACGGTCAATGCCCAGCCAACTAAGGATATGAAATTTGCCAATATCCATGTGACTTTTGGCATCCCTAACTTAACCGTTTTAACAGCTGTTGTTGATAAAATTAAGGTCATTCCAGATGTTTATTCTGTTAAAAGGACAAATGGGTAA
- a CDS encoding endonuclease/exonuclease/phosphatase family protein → MVKLLTINSHSWMEEDPQKKLEILGKTILENDYDVICVQEVNQLLHSEPAKDLPNYCQVAGTPAIHKDNYALQLVTFLLEQERVYYWSWAYNHIGYDRFQEGVAILSKTPLVSQGILISDVDDEHDYHTRRALLGKTKIDQEDIAIVSLHMSWWNKGFQGEWNKLERALSNLKLPLLLMGDFNNPYENEGYQAILKSSLKLQDSHQSAKITYGKATIQKEIDGWQGNQEALKVDYVFLSSDWQVEKSEVIFDGKHYPMISDHCGLACQANLNK, encoded by the coding sequence ATGGTTAAGTTATTAACAATCAATAGCCATAGTTGGATGGAAGAAGACCCACAAAAGAAATTAGAGATTTTAGGAAAAACAATTCTTGAAAATGATTATGATGTTATTTGCGTTCAAGAGGTGAATCAGCTTTTGCATTCAGAACCTGCTAAAGATTTGCCTAATTATTGTCAGGTGGCAGGAACTCCAGCCATTCATAAGGACAATTATGCTCTACAATTGGTGACTTTTTTATTGGAACAAGAGAGAGTTTATTATTGGTCTTGGGCTTATAATCATATCGGCTATGATCGTTTTCAAGAAGGCGTAGCTATTTTATCCAAAACACCGCTTGTCAGTCAGGGGATCCTCATATCAGATGTAGATGATGAGCATGACTACCATACGAGACGGGCTCTTTTAGGAAAAACGAAAATTGATCAGGAGGATATCGCTATTGTCAGTCTTCATATGTCTTGGTGGAACAAGGGGTTTCAAGGAGAATGGAACAAATTGGAAAGAGCACTGTCCAACCTAAAGCTTCCCTTACTTTTAATGGGGGATTTTAACAACCCTTATGAAAATGAAGGGTATCAAGCAATTCTAAAAAGTTCACTGAAGTTACAAGATAGCCACCAGTCAGCTAAAATTACTTATGGCAAAGCCACTATCCAAAAGGAAATTGATGGTTGGCAAGGCAATCAAGAAGCCCTCAAAGTTGATTATGTTTTCCTAAGTTCAGATTGGCAGGTGGAAAAATCAGAAGTTATTTTTGATGGGAAACATTACCCAATGATTAGTGATCACTGTGGTTTAGCCTGCCAAGCAAATTTGAATAAATAA
- a CDS encoding PTS transporter subunit IIBC yields MKNYKQLFSFEFWQKFGKCLMVVIAVMPAAGLMVSIGNSLALIDPKSTLLVTVANIIAQIGWGVINNLHILFAVAIGGSWAKERAGGAFAAALAFILINLITGNFYGISLEMIADKTSYVHNIFGGKMHVADYFINVLGQPALNMGVFVGIISGFVGATAYNKYYNFRKLPDVLSFFNGKRFVPFVVIVRSTIVALILSVFWPIVQSGINGFGMWIASSQHTAPFLAPFLYGTLERLLLPFGLHHMLTIPMNYTQLGGTYVVLTGAQAGKHVLGQDPLWLAWVQDLIHLKGAGHMSQYHHLLTSVTPARFKVGQMIGSSGILMGLTLAMYRNVDPDKKEKYKGMFLSAAVAVFLTGVTEPLEYMFMFAALPLYLVYAVVQGLAFASADLIHLRVHSFGNIEFLTRTPMAIKAGLAMDIVNFIVVSVVFGVAMYFITNFMIKKFNLATSGRNGNYDTGDDASDETASNSNAGTANANSQIVKIINLLGGKENISDVDACMTRLRITVTDVAKVGDEAAWKKAGAMGLIVKGNGVQAVYGPKADVLKSDIQDLLDSGVDIPKTDITAPEEDKTADVSFKGVTEEVATVADGQVLPITQVHDPVFSQKMMGDGFAVEPENGNIYSPVAGLVTSVFPTKHALGLLTDDGLEVLVHVGLDTVALNGAPFSAKVKDGQRVALGDLLLVADLEAIKSADRETTVIVAFTNTAELKSVTLEKTGQQAAKTVVAKVEL; encoded by the coding sequence ATGAAAAATTATAAACAACTTTTTAGCTTCGAATTTTGGCAAAAATTCGGAAAATGTTTAATGGTTGTTATTGCTGTTATGCCTGCAGCAGGTTTGATGGTTTCTATTGGGAATTCATTAGCCTTGATTGACCCTAAGTCAACCCTTTTAGTGACTGTTGCTAATATCATTGCCCAAATTGGTTGGGGTGTTATCAACAACCTTCATATTTTATTTGCTGTGGCTATCGGGGGTAGCTGGGCTAAGGAACGTGCAGGTGGAGCTTTCGCTGCAGCCCTTGCCTTTATTTTGATTAACCTTATTACTGGTAACTTTTATGGCATATCGCTTGAGATGATTGCGGATAAAACAAGTTATGTGCACAATATCTTTGGCGGTAAGATGCACGTTGCTGATTACTTTATCAATGTACTTGGCCAACCTGCCTTGAACATGGGAGTTTTCGTTGGTATTATCTCTGGTTTCGTTGGCGCAACAGCTTATAACAAGTATTATAATTTCCGTAAACTTCCAGATGTTTTATCGTTCTTTAACGGAAAACGCTTTGTACCTTTTGTCGTTATTGTTCGTTCAACAATTGTTGCTTTAATTCTTTCTGTATTTTGGCCAATTGTACAATCTGGTATTAATGGTTTTGGTATGTGGATTGCTTCTTCACAACATACCGCACCGTTTCTTGCACCATTCCTTTATGGTACTTTAGAACGTTTACTGTTGCCATTTGGTTTACACCATATGTTAACGATTCCAATGAATTATACCCAACTCGGTGGTACTTATGTTGTCTTGACAGGTGCTCAAGCAGGAAAACATGTGCTTGGACAAGATCCACTTTGGTTAGCTTGGGTGCAAGACCTTATCCATCTTAAAGGTGCAGGTCATATGTCTCAATACCATCACTTGTTAACATCTGTAACTCCTGCTCGTTTCAAGGTAGGACAAATGATTGGTTCATCAGGTATTCTTATGGGACTTACATTGGCGATGTACCGCAATGTTGACCCAGATAAAAAAGAAAAATATAAAGGGATGTTCCTTTCAGCAGCTGTTGCCGTATTCTTAACAGGGGTAACAGAACCACTTGAATACATGTTTATGTTTGCAGCTTTACCGCTCTATCTTGTTTACGCTGTTGTTCAAGGTTTGGCCTTTGCATCAGCCGATTTGATTCACCTTCGTGTGCATTCATTTGGTAATATTGAGTTTCTGACGAGAACGCCAATGGCTATCAAAGCCGGTTTAGCTATGGATATTGTCAACTTTATCGTTGTTTCAGTTGTCTTTGGTGTTGCTATGTACTTCATTACCAACTTTATGATTAAGAAGTTTAATTTGGCAACTTCAGGACGTAATGGCAATTATGATACAGGTGACGATGCTTCTGACGAAACAGCTTCAAATAGTAATGCAGGAACAGCAAATGCTAATTCACAAATTGTAAAAATTATCAATCTTTTAGGTGGTAAAGAAAATATCTCTGATGTTGATGCTTGTATGACCCGCCTGCGTATTACTGTGACCGATGTTGCTAAAGTGGGTGATGAAGCTGCTTGGAAAAAAGCAGGAGCTATGGGCTTAATTGTCAAAGGCAATGGTGTTCAAGCCGTTTATGGTCCTAAGGCAGATGTCCTTAAATCTGATATTCAGGATTTATTAGATTCAGGAGTGGACATTCCTAAGACAGATATTACAGCTCCAGAAGAAGATAAGACAGCAGATGTCAGCTTCAAAGGAGTTACAGAAGAAGTAGCAACTGTGGCAGATGGTCAAGTACTTCCAATTACACAAGTACATGACCCAGTCTTCTCACAAAAAATGATGGGTGATGGTTTCGCTGTTGAGCCAGAAAATGGCAATATCTACTCTCCAGTAGCTGGTTTAGTAACTAGTGTCTTCCCAACCAAACATGCTCTTGGTCTTTTAACGGATGATGGACTTGAAGTTTTAGTTCATGTCGGTTTAGATACTGTTGCTCTTAATGGAGCTCCATTCTCTGCTAAGGTGAAAGATGGCCAACGTGTTGCATTAGGAGACTTACTTCTAGTTGCTGATTTGGAAGCTATCAAATCTGCAGATCGTGAAACAACTGTTATTGTTGCCTTTACAAATACAGCAGAACTTAAGTCTGTAACGCTTGAGAAAACAGGTCAACAAGCTGCTAAAACAGTTGTCGCCAAAGTAGAACTTTAA
- a CDS encoding LacI family DNA-binding transcriptional regulator has translation MAAIKNVAKLAGISPSTTSRALHDMISQTTKERVRQAMKELNYSPNYSAQMWLKSKPILLELFCLFVKIKRFSSHNHFRRELLLKVMQDLIFSCVSLS, from the coding sequence ATGGCTGCAATAAAAAATGTTGCTAAATTAGCAGGAATTTCACCTTCTACTACATCCCGTGCTTTACATGACATGATTAGTCAGACAACAAAGGAGCGCGTGCGTCAGGCAATGAAAGAACTTAATTATTCTCCTAATTACTCCGCTCAAATGTGGTTAAAAAGCAAACCAATATTGTTGGAATTATTCTGCCTGTTCGTAAAAATCAAGAGATTTAGCTCTCACAATCATTTCAGGAGAGAACTTCTGCTTAAGGTAATGCAGGATTTGATTTTCTCCTGTGTTTCTTTATCATAA
- a CDS encoding 16S rRNA (uracil(1498)-N(3))-methyltransferase yields MQQYFVNGKADKLVTITDKDTIKHMFNVMRLTEDDEVVLVFDDGIKRLARVTNVQEHTFEIVDELSDNVELPVQVVIASGFPKGDKLEFLAQKTTELGAYALWAFPADWSVVKWDSKKLLKKADKLTKIAQGAAEQSKRNIIPQVKFFEKKSDFLTQLAVFNKIFVAYEESAKIGESAALARELAQLSADQQILFIFGPEGGLSPAEIAAFEKAGAVKVGLGPRIMRTETAPLFALSSISYVLELAK; encoded by the coding sequence ATGCAGCAGTATTTTGTAAATGGCAAAGCTGACAAGCTGGTCACGATTACCGATAAGGATACTATCAAGCATATGTTTAATGTCATGCGCTTGACTGAGGATGACGAAGTGGTGCTGGTTTTTGATGATGGGATCAAACGTTTGGCGCGTGTGACCAATGTCCAAGAACACACTTTTGAAATTGTAGATGAGCTATCTGACAATGTGGAATTACCTGTCCAAGTCGTTATCGCTTCAGGATTCCCCAAAGGAGATAAATTGGAATTTCTTGCCCAAAAGACGACTGAGCTGGGTGCGTATGCTCTCTGGGCCTTTCCAGCTGATTGGTCTGTCGTTAAATGGGATAGTAAAAAATTGCTCAAAAAAGCCGATAAGCTGACTAAGATTGCCCAAGGAGCGGCTGAACAGTCCAAACGCAATATCATTCCGCAAGTCAAATTTTTTGAGAAAAAGTCTGACTTTCTGACTCAGTTGGCCGTATTTAATAAAATCTTCGTTGCCTATGAAGAATCTGCTAAAATCGGTGAAAGCGCAGCTCTGGCGCGTGAACTAGCACAACTGAGCGCAGACCAGCAAATTCTTTTCATTTTCGGTCCGGAAGGCGGCCTTTCACCAGCGGAGATAGCAGCCTTTGAGAAAGCTGGGGCTGTTAAAGTTGGACTAGGTCCCCGCATCATGCGAACAGAAACAGCTCCGTTGTTTGCTTTAAGCAGTATTAGTTATGTTCTGGAATTAGCAAAATAA
- the prmA gene encoding 50S ribosomal protein L11 methyltransferase — MDKWQELTITVNREAEEAASNILIEYGSQGVAIDDSADYLGKVGKYGEVFPEVEQVEMVTITAYYPESADMTVITAQVNERLAELTDFGLQTGAVQLSTQELVEEDWAENWKKYYEPTRITHDLTIVPSWTDYEAQAGEKIIKLDPGMAFGTGTHPTTKMSLFALEQVLRGGETVIDVGTGSGVLSVASSLLGAKEIFAYDLDDVAVCVAQENIDLNVGTENIHVTAGDLLKGVAIEADVIVANILADILVNLTDDAYRLVKDEGYLIMSGIISEKLDMVLEAAHSAGFFLETHMIQGEWNALVFKKTDAISGVIGG, encoded by the coding sequence ATGGACAAATGGCAAGAATTAACCATCACAGTCAATCGTGAGGCAGAAGAAGCGGCCTCCAATATTTTAATCGAATATGGCAGTCAGGGTGTGGCCATTGATGATAGTGCGGACTACCTTGGTAAGGTTGGTAAGTATGGCGAAGTTTTTCCAGAGGTGGAACAAGTGGAAATGGTTACCATTACTGCCTACTATCCTGAATCTGCTGATATGACAGTCATTACCGCACAGGTCAATGAGCGCTTAGCAGAATTAACCGATTTTGGTTTGCAGACGGGTGCTGTTCAGTTATCAACACAAGAGCTGGTTGAAGAAGATTGGGCAGAGAATTGGAAGAAGTACTACGAACCTACTCGTATCACCCATGACTTGACTATTGTGCCAAGCTGGACTGATTATGAAGCCCAAGCAGGTGAGAAAATCATCAAACTTGACCCCGGCATGGCTTTCGGCACAGGTACCCATCCGACAACAAAGATGAGCCTCTTTGCTTTGGAGCAAGTCTTGCGAGGTGGCGAAACGGTTATTGATGTCGGTACTGGAAGTGGGGTACTTTCCGTTGCTAGCTCACTTCTGGGTGCCAAGGAGATCTTCGCTTACGACTTAGATGATGTAGCGGTGTGCGTGGCTCAAGAAAATATTGATCTCAATGTTGGGACTGAAAACATTCATGTGACAGCGGGTGATCTACTCAAGGGTGTTGCGATTGAAGCGGACGTTATTGTAGCTAACATTTTGGCAGATATACTGGTCAATCTGACGGATGATGCCTATCGTCTTGTTAAGGACGAGGGTTATCTCATCATGTCCGGTATTATTTCAGAAAAATTAGATATGGTTCTTGAAGCGGCTCACAGCGCAGGCTTTTTCCTTGAAACCCACATGATTCAAGGCGAATGGAATGCCCTTGTCTTCAAGAAAACCGATGCTATTTCAGGCGTGATTGGAGGATAA
- a CDS encoding LlsX family protein encodes MKKNLKRFYALVLGFIIGCLFVSILIFIGYYHANAISVKSYTVTFLGLPLYDIVLNDKIYAGTAIGSNIGTLCSFFAFVALMIEEVWLRLVRRRQKCS; translated from the coding sequence ATGAAGAAAAATTTGAAACGTTTTTATGCCCTTGTTTTAGGGTTTATTATTGGCTGTCTTTTTGTTAGTATCTTGATTTTTATTGGTTATTACCACGCCAATGCGATCTCGGTAAAATCCTATACTGTAACCTTTTTAGGTCTGCCACTGTATGACATTGTACTAAATGATAAGATTTATGCAGGAACAGCAATTGGTTCCAACATTGGAACTCTTTGTAGCTTCTTTGCTTTCGTTGCTTTAATGATCGAAGAAGTCTGGCTGCGTTTGGTGAGAAGAAGACAAAAATGCTCGTGA
- a CDS encoding DUF3013 family protein → MSKYGFLSVLKEEMDKHFHYDYALDWNKKNHAVELSFVLEVQNADSVETIDDKGEVSNEDIIFEDYVLFYNPAKSKFDADDYLVTVPYDPKKGLSREYLAYFAQTLNDVAIQGLDDLMDFLTDETATDFSLEWDTETFDNGRAELEETEYYGYPRY, encoded by the coding sequence ATGTCCAAGTATGGTTTTTTATCAGTGTTGAAAGAAGAAATGGATAAGCATTTTCATTACGACTATGCTCTAGATTGGAATAAGAAAAATCATGCAGTGGAGTTGAGCTTTGTGCTGGAGGTTCAGAACGCTGACAGCGTGGAAACCATTGATGACAAGGGCGAGGTGAGCAATGAGGACATCATTTTTGAGGACTATGTGCTGTTTTACAATCCTGCCAAGTCTAAGTTTGATGCAGATGACTATCTGGTAACTGTTCCTTATGATCCCAAGAAGGGGCTGTCGCGTGAGTACTTAGCCTATTTTGCCCAAACCCTCAATGATGTAGCAATCCAAGGTCTTGATGACCTCATGGATTTCCTGACCGACGAGACTGCCACCGACTTTAGCCTTGAGTGGGACACTGAAACCTTTGACAATGGTAGAGCAGAGTTGGAAGAAACAGAGTATTACGGGTATCCGAGGTATTGA
- a CDS encoding GNAT family N-acetyltransferase, with product MKISPMTLSDIDQVVELENKTWSEQNTPVPLPVASKDQIIQKFESNTHFLVAKIKDKIVGVLDYSSLYPFPSGQHIVTFGIAVAEKERRKGIGRALVQIFLNEVKSDYQKVLIHVLSSNQEAVLFYKKLGFDLEARLTKQFFLKGQYVDDLIYSYDLEAAYAK from the coding sequence ATGAAAATAAGCCCTATGACGCTGAGCGATATTGATCAAGTTGTTGAACTGGAGAATAAGACTTGGTCCGAGCAAAATACACCAGTCCCCCTACCCGTTGCTAGTAAGGATCAAATCATTCAGAAGTTTGAGAGCAACACTCATTTTTTAGTTGCTAAAATAAAAGATAAGATTGTTGGTGTTCTTGATTACAGTTCTCTCTACCCCTTTCCCAGCGGTCAACATATTGTGACATTTGGTATTGCTGTTGCTGAGAAAGAGCGTAGGAAGGGGATTGGGAGAGCTTTAGTCCAAATCTTTTTAAATGAAGTCAAAAGCGATTATCAAAAGGTTTTAATCCATGTCTTAAGCTCCAACCAAGAAGCTGTCCTTTTTTATAAAAAATTAGGTTTTGATTTAGAAGCACGTTTAACAAAACAATTTTTCCTCAAGGGACAATATGTTGACGACCTCATCTACAGCTATGATTTGGAGGCTGCCTATGCCAAATAA
- a CDS encoding replication-associated recombination protein A — MPNNLALRMRPRDISEVIGQKHLVGQGKIISRMVTANRLSSMILYGPPGIGKTSIASAIAGTTKFAFRTFNATTDTKKRLQEIAEEAKFSGGLVLLLDEIHRLDKTKQDFLLPLLENGQIIMIGATTENPFFSVTPAIRSRVQIFELEPLSNEDIKKAMQAALTDTERGFDFEVKLDDDALDFIAQATNGDLRSAYNSLDLAIMSTQPDDNGSRHITLDTVENSLQRSYITMDKDGDGHYDVLSALQKSIRGSDVNASLHYAARLIEAGDLPSLARRLTIIAYEDIGLANPDAQIHTVTALEAAQKIGFPEARILIANVVIDLALSPKSNSAYVAMDKAIADLHKSGTIPIPRHLRDGHYTGSKELGNAQDYLYPHAYPEKWVKQQYLPDKLKGAHYFTANETGKYERALGANKDKIDKLS; from the coding sequence ATGCCAAATAACCTCGCACTTCGTATGCGCCCTCGAGATATCTCTGAAGTTATCGGACAAAAGCATCTAGTCGGTCAAGGCAAGATTATTTCGCGAATGGTCACTGCTAACCGTCTGTCTTCCATGATTCTTTATGGCCCTCCCGGAATTGGAAAAACCTCAATCGCTTCTGCCATCGCTGGTACAACCAAATTTGCCTTTCGTACCTTCAATGCAACAACCGACACTAAAAAACGCCTGCAGGAAATTGCTGAAGAAGCTAAATTTTCAGGTGGTTTGGTCTTGCTCCTAGATGAAATTCATCGTCTAGATAAAACTAAGCAAGATTTTCTTCTCCCCTTGTTGGAAAACGGACAAATTATCATGATTGGCGCAACCACTGAAAATCCCTTTTTCTCTGTCACCCCTGCCATTCGCTCGCGTGTTCAGATTTTTGAGTTAGAGCCATTATCAAATGAGGATATCAAAAAAGCTATGCAAGCAGCTCTGACAGATACAGAGCGCGGCTTTGATTTTGAAGTCAAATTAGATGATGATGCTCTTGACTTCATTGCGCAAGCCACCAATGGCGACTTGCGCTCTGCCTATAATTCTCTTGATTTAGCCATCATGTCCACCCAGCCAGATGACAATGGTAGTCGCCACATCACCTTAGACACTGTTGAAAACAGCCTACAGCGCAGCTACATTACCATGGACAAGGATGGTGATGGCCACTATGATGTCTTGTCCGCCTTACAAAAATCTATTCGCGGTTCAGATGTCAATGCCAGCCTTCACTATGCTGCCAGATTAATCGAAGCTGGTGATCTGCCAAGTCTAGCTAGACGTTTAACCATTATTGCTTACGAAGATATCGGCTTAGCCAATCCTGATGCACAGATTCATACAGTGACAGCGCTGGAAGCAGCCCAAAAAATTGGTTTTCCTGAAGCCCGCATTTTAATTGCCAATGTTGTTATTGATTTAGCACTCTCACCTAAGTCTAATTCCGCTTATGTTGCTATGGACAAGGCCATTGCAGATCTTCATAAAAGCGGCACGATCCCTATTCCTCGCCACTTACGTGATGGTCATTACACTGGCAGTAAAGAATTGGGCAATGCCCAAGATTATCTCTACCCGCATGCCTATCCGGAAAAATGGGTTAAGCAGCAATATTTACCAGACAAACTCAAAGGAGCTCACTATTTTACTGCCAATGAAACAGGTAAATACGAACGGGCACTGGGGGCTAACAAAGACAAGATTGATAAACTTTCATAA